The genome window GAGCAGAACTACGCCGACCCGGTGAATCCGGACAAGGCCATCTACAACGGCGCCATCCCCGGCATGCTGCGGGTACTGGATCCGCACTCCAACTTCTTCGATCCCAAGTCCTATTCCCTGCTGCGCGAGGAACAGCGCGGCAAGTACTACGGCGTGGGCATGACGGTGGGCCCGCGGAATAACAAGGTCATCGTGATCGCGCCCTTCGTGGGGACGCCCGCCTACCGCGCCGGCATCCGCCCGGGCGACATCATCGCCGGAGTGGACGGCAAGCCCACCGACGGGATGACCACCTCCGACGTCGCGGAACTACTCAAGGGACCCAAAGGCACCCAGGTGCGCATCACCATCGTGCGCGAGGGACTGGACAAGCCGCTGGAGTTCACCATCATTCGCGACGAGATCCCGCGCTACAGCGTGGACCTGCACTTCCTGGTTCGCCCGGGGATCGGCTACATGCACGTCTCCGGTTTCAATGAGACCACCGAGGACGAGGTGCAGGCAGCGCTGGACGAGTTCGGCGAGCTCAAGGGCCTGATCCTCGACCTGCGGCAGAATCCCGGCGGCCTGCTCGGCGAGGGCGTGGGCGTAGCCGACAAGTTCCTGAAGAAAGGCGCGGTCATCGTCTCGCATCGCGGGCGCGCCTCGGCGGAGAAGCGCTACACCGCGCGCCGCGGCAACCTGGGCAAGGACTATCCCCTGGTGGTGCTGGTGAACCGGTTCACGGCCTCGGCGGCGGAGATCGTCGCCGGCGCCATCCAGGACCACGACCGCGGCCTGGTGGTGGGCGAAAACACCTTTGGCAAGGGCTTGGTGCAGACCGTCTATCCGCTCTCGGAGAACACCGGCCTCGCCCTGACCACGGCC of Terriglobales bacterium contains these proteins:
- a CDS encoding S41 family peptidase, with protein sequence MAVSSRRSLFSVVLVLLVFGLLGGLFGQKLDRGLPGGDSDVQDSLRSFSQVYTLVEQNYADPVNPDKAIYNGAIPGMLRVLDPHSNFFDPKSYSLLREEQRGKYYGVGMTVGPRNNKVIVIAPFVGTPAYRAGIRPGDIIAGVDGKPTDGMTTSDVAELLKGPKGTQVRITIVREGLDKPLEFTIIRDEIPRYSVDLHFLVRPGIGYMHVSGFNETTEDEVQAALDEFGELKGLILDLRQNPGGLLGEGVGVADKFLKKGAVIVSHRGRASAEKRYTARRGNLGKDYPLVVLVNRFTASAAEIVAGAIQDHDRGLVVGENTFGKGLVQTVYPLSENTGLALTTA